In the genome of Myxococcales bacterium, one region contains:
- a CDS encoding DDE-type integrase/transposase/recombinase, translating to MLIAVLRLVLALLRVSGFTLEHGRVANERGKRLLLGAVEGARKILPLSAALRVLRLSPARYHAWVRGAQACTLDDRPSCPRTMPQRLTYPEVQAISAMVQSKEHRHMSIRALALHAQRVGEVLAHPATWGKLVRRYGWGRPRLRVYPDKPKVGVRVDAPNLAWHIDVTVIKLLDGTKAYLHAVIDNYSRRILAWTAADRLDPMNTRDVLVRAARNLERSTKAEVYMDSGAENLNASVDELFLDGVLRRVIAQIDVSFSNSLIESWWRSLKHQWLYLHPLDNMATVNRLVEFYVTEHNERMPHSAFDGQTPDEMYFGRGARVPDELAARRQEARKRRLEHIRQQACDRCSRQPGEDVAA from the coding sequence ATGCTCATCGCGGTCCTCCGGCTCGTCCTTGCCTTGCTCCGCGTCTCGGGGTTCACGCTCGAGCACGGCCGCGTGGCGAACGAGAGAGGGAAGCGATTGCTGCTCGGAGCGGTCGAAGGCGCGCGGAAGATCTTGCCGTTGTCCGCCGCGCTCCGAGTCCTCCGTCTCTCGCCAGCCCGCTACCACGCGTGGGTTCGGGGCGCGCAGGCCTGCACCCTCGACGACCGCCCGAGCTGTCCGCGCACCATGCCCCAGCGGCTGACGTACCCCGAGGTTCAGGCGATCAGCGCCATGGTACAGTCGAAGGAGCATCGCCACATGTCCATCCGCGCGCTGGCTTTGCACGCTCAGCGGGTGGGCGAGGTGCTCGCGCACCCGGCAACCTGGGGCAAACTCGTCCGGCGCTACGGCTGGGGACGGCCTCGCCTGCGAGTTTACCCGGACAAGCCGAAAGTTGGCGTGCGTGTTGATGCGCCAAACCTTGCATGGCACATCGACGTCACCGTCATCAAGCTGCTCGACGGGACGAAGGCCTACTTGCACGCCGTCATCGACAACTACTCCCGACGGATCTTGGCGTGGACCGCGGCCGATCGACTCGATCCGATGAACACCCGTGACGTGCTCGTGAGGGCGGCGCGCAACCTGGAGCGCTCGACGAAAGCCGAGGTCTACATGGACTCCGGCGCGGAGAACCTGAACGCCAGCGTCGACGAGCTCTTCCTCGACGGGGTTCTTCGCCGCGTCATCGCGCAGATCGACGTGAGCTTCTCGAATTCGTTGATCGAGTCGTGGTGGCGTTCCCTGAAACACCAGTGGCTGTACCTTCACCCCCTGGACAACATGGCGACCGTGAACAGGCTCGTGGAGTTCTACGTGACCGAGCACAACGAGCGGATGCCCCACAGTGCGTTCGACGGCCAGACGCCGGACGAGATGTACTTCGGGCGCGGGGCGCGAGTGCCTGACGAACTTGCTGCCCGGCGACAGGAGGCGCGCAAGCGGCGGCTGGAGCACATTCGTCAGCAGGCGTGCGACCGGTGCTCTCGGCAACCCGGGGAGGACGTTGCCGCATGA